From Primulina tabacum isolate GXHZ01 chromosome 2, ASM2559414v2, whole genome shotgun sequence, one genomic window encodes:
- the LOC142523938 gene encoding LOW QUALITY PROTEIN: putative beta-D-xylosidase 2 (The sequence of the model RefSeq protein was modified relative to this genomic sequence to represent the inferred CDS: deleted 1 base in 1 codon), translating to MRRSSAIFCFVFLCLQLLTFTITEARQPFACSSRDSANKRLPFCRADLTIADRVKDLLGRLTLQEKVRLLVNNAAAVPRLGIDRYEWWSEALHGVSNVGPGTRFGGEFPGATSFPQVITTAASFNASLWEQIGKVVSDEARAMYNGGAAGLTYWSPNINIFRDPRWGRGQETPGEDPMVAGVYAASYVKGLQGTDAGDRLKVAACCKHYTAYDLDNWSGVDRFHFNAKVSKQDLEDTFDVPFKSCVMEGKVASVMCSYNQVNGIPTCADPGLLRGTVRGAWRLNGYIVSDCDSVGVLYDNQHYTSTPEAAAADAIKAGLDLDCGPFLAVHTENAVRKGLLNEEEINGALANSISVQMRLGMFDGEPSAHPYGKLGPKDVCSPAHRELALEAARQGIVLLKNEGPSLPLSPRKHRPIAVIGPNSDVTVTMIGNYAGVACEYTTPLHGITKYTRTIHQPGCVDVACSSDVLFGGAIRAALQADATIMVMGLDQSIEAEFRDRAGLMLPGRQQELISKVAAASKGPIILVLMSGGPVDVSFAKKYPKIQSILWVGYPGQAGGAAIADVLFGTHNPGGKLPMTWYKQEYLNNLPMTIMDMRSDPSRNYPGRSYRFYKGPVAYPFGHGLSYTSFVHTIVDGPKVVSIPIDGRHHLNSTVVSSRAIRVTHARCNRLSLSLSVDVKNTGSKDGSHTLLVYSSPPEALWAPSKQLVAFEKVSVPAGGQRQVVVNIHVCKHLSVVDRAGIRRIQMGEHALHIGDIRHPISLQAQTLRVIKS from the exons ATGAGGAGGTCAAGCGCCATCTTTTGCTTTGTTTTCTTATGTCTCCAATTGCTAACTTTCACCATTACCGAGGCCCGGCAGCCTTTCGCCTGCAGCTCGAGAGATTCAGCCAACAAAAGATTACCATTCTGCCGAGCAGATTTAACCATAGCTGACAGAGTGAAGGATTTACTGGGGCGCTTGACATTACAAGAGAAAGTTAGGCTGCTTGTCAACAATGCAGCCGCCGTGCCGCGGCTGGGGATCGACAGGTACGAGTGGTGGTCGGAGGCGCTCCATGGAGTCTCCAATGTGGGGCCGGGGACGAGATTCGGTGGCGAATTCCCCGGCGCCACCAGCTTCCCGCAGGTCATCACCACCGCTGCCTCTTTCAATGCTTCCTTGTGGGAG CAGATTGGAAAA GTCGTATCGGACGAGGCCCGAGCCATGTACAATGGCGGTGCTGCTGGCCTGACATATTGGAGCCCAAACATCAACATATTCCGTGACCCGAGATGGGGCCGTGGGCAGGAAACTCCGGGTGAGGACCCGATGGTAGCTGGTGTTTACGCAGCGAGCTATGTCAAGGGGTTACAGGGAACTGACGCCGGCGACCGGCTGAAGGTGGCGGCATGTTGCAAGCATTACACGGCGTACGACCTCGACAACTGGAGTGGGGTGGATAGATTCCATTTTAATGCCAAG GTAAGCAAGCAAGATCTCGAGGATACATTCGATGTACCATTCAAGAGTTGTGTAATGGAGGGTAAGGTTGCAAGTGTGATGTGTTCATACAATCAAGTAAATGGTATTCCGACCTGCGCGGACCCCGGACTTCTCAGGGGAACGGTAAGAGGTGCCTGGCGTCTTAACGGGTATATTGTTTCGGACTGTGACTCGGTGGGTGTTTTGTATGATAATCAGCATTATACGTCGACACCAGAAGCAGCAGCAGCTGATGCAATCAAAGCAG GTTTGGACTTGGACTGTGGGCCTTTTCTGGCTGTGCACACGGAGAATGCGGTGCGGAAAGGGCTGTTAAACGAAGAAGAAATTAATGGCGCATTGGCTAACTCTATCTCGGTTCAAATGAGACTGGGAATGTTCGATGGAGAACCATCAGCGCATCCGTATGGTAAACTTGGCCCGAAAGACGTGTGCAGCCCCGCACACCGAGAGCTGGCCTTGGAAGCAGCGAGACAGGGCATTGTTTTGCTGAAAAATGAAGGGCCTTCGCTGCCGCTTTCTCCAAGAAAGCACCGTCCCATCGCTGTTATTGGGCCAAATTCAGATGTCACAGTCACCATGATTGGCAATTATGCTG GTGTTGCATGTGAATACACTACTCCATTACATGGTATAACAAAGTACACGAGAACAATTCATCAACCGGGTTGTGTGGATGTCGCTTGCTCTAGTGATGTGCTGTTTGGTGGAGCCATTAGAGCTGCACTCCAGGCGGATGCAACTATTATGGTAATGGGACTGGATCAATCTATTGAGGCAGAGTTTAGAGACAGGGCAGGACTGATGCTACCAGGTCGCCAACAAGAGCTCATATCAAAGGTTGCCGCTGCCTCAAAGGGTCCAATAATTTTGGTATTAATGAGCGGTGGTCCGGTCGATGTATCATTTGCCAAAAAATATCCCAAAATCCAGTCGATATTGTGGGTTGGCTATCCGGGGCAAGCTGGTGGAGCCGCCATTGCCGATGTTTTGTTCGGAACACACAATCCAG GTGGAAAGCTTCCGATGACTTGGTACAAACAAGAATACCTCAACAACTTACCAATGACAATCATGGACATGAGGTCGGATCCGTCAAGAAACTATCCTGGAAGGAGTTACAGGTTCTACAAAGGACCTGTGGCATATCCATTTGGGCACGGACTGAGCTACACGAGCTTCGTGCACACGATTGTGGATGGTCCAAAGGTGGTATCCATTCCTATAGATGGCCGCCACCACTTGAATTCCACCGTCGTTTCAAGCAGGGCAATCCGAGTGACTCATGCTAGATGTAACAGGCTCTCCCTTAGCTTATCTGTGGATGTAAAAAACACAGGCTCAAAAGATGGTTCCCATACATTGCTCGTGTACTCATCTCCACCAGAAGCACTTTGGGCGCCGAGCAAACAATTGGTTGCTTTCGAGAAAGTGAGCGTGCCTGCAGGAGGGCAACGACAAGTTGTTGTTAACATTCATGTTTGTAAGCATCTAAGTGTGGTGGATAGGGCGGGAATTCGGCGGATTCAGATGGGAGAGCATGCACTTCACATTGGGGATATAAGGCATCCCATTTCACTTCAAGCACAAACTCTACGGGTGATCAAATCCTGA
- the LOC142523946 gene encoding uncharacterized protein LOC142523946, whose amino-acid sequence MSDTALLISDLRSYSGEIFACRICHEEDFQRLEAPCACSGTVKFAHRDCIQRWCNEKGNTTCEICLEKFESGYTSPPQKTQLNDTTVTIRFSLEDSRTGADQQNDEEILENAADHKSATYCRSVALVFTALLLTRHIYVVLAVGGHPFSLLTMLIVKISGMLFPMYILLRIFTALLDPVRHHSQNPEMGM is encoded by the exons ATGAGTGATACTGCGTTGTTGATATCTGATTTAAGATCATATTCTGGAGAAATATTTGCATGCAGAATATGCCatgaagaagattttcaaagatTGGAGGCTCCTTGTGCTTGTTCTGGGACAGTTAAG TTTGCACACAGAGATTGCATTCAGAGGTGGTGCAATGAAAAGGGAAACACAACTTGTGAAATCTGCTTAGAG AAATTTGAATCTGGGTATACATCTCCACCTCAGAAAACACAATTAAATGATACAACAGTGACAATAAG GTTTAGTTTGGAAGACTCGAGAACTGGGGCAGATCAACAAAATGATGAAGAAATTCTTGAAAATGCAGCTGATCATAAAAGTGCTACTTACTGCAGATCAGTGGCTCTAGTT TTCACCGCTCTGCTTCTGACCAGACATATATATGTTGTCCTCGCCGTCGGGGGACACCCGTTTTCACTTCTTACT ATGTTAATAGTCAAGATTAGTGGCATGCTTTTTCCAATGTACATTCTGCTTCGGATTTTTACGGCATTGCTAGATCCTGTGAGGCATCATAGTCAG AATCCGGAAATGGGCATGTAA